One Clostridium estertheticum DNA segment encodes these proteins:
- a CDS encoding (2Fe-2S)-binding protein has protein sequence MDGNINNEIMDKLTKVCLCKAIPRSTIKKAIQNGATTVEEVQKATGAGSGGCKGHRCTPKIEELLKSQLGN, from the coding sequence ATGGATGGCAATATAAATAATGAAATAATGGATAAACTTACAAAAGTATGTTTATGTAAAGCTATACCAAGATCTACAATAAAGAAGGCTATACAAAATGGCGCAACAACTGTGGAAGAAGTTCAAAAAGCTACAGGAGCAGGGTCAGGTGGTTGCAAAGGTCATAGGTGTACTCCTAAGATAGAGGAACTTTTAAAAAGTCAATTGGGGAACTAG
- a CDS encoding phasin family protein — MNNDIKNFFLAGLGSAAYTYEKATNLIDDFVKKGKITLEEGKDLSEELKRNIREKKDGGPTFKKEHTPLTKEDMILLLKEMNFATKEDIEKLDKRLAHLEITLP; from the coding sequence TTGAATAACGATATCAAAAATTTTTTCCTAGCTGGACTTGGATCTGCAGCTTACACTTATGAAAAAGCTACAAATCTAATAGATGATTTTGTAAAAAAGGGTAAGATAACCTTAGAGGAGGGCAAAGATCTGTCTGAAGAACTAAAAAGAAACATAAGAGAAAAAAAAGATGGAGGTCCTACTTTCAAAAAAGAACACACCCCTCTTACAAAAGAAGATATGATTTTACTCCTAAAAGAGATGAACTTTGCAACTAAAGAAGATATTGAAAAACTAGATAAAAGGTTAGCACATTTAGAGATAACTCTTCCATAA
- a CDS encoding pyruvate carboxylase subunit B yields the protein MKKIGITETVLRDANQSLIATRLQFEAFAPILPALDNAGYHSLECWGGATFDSCLRYLNEDPWERLQKIKSIAKKTPLQMLLRGQNILGYKHYPDDVVRRFVKMSVYHGIDIVRIFDALNDLSNIKVAMDETKKQGAHAQGAIVYTVSPIHDAGNYAKLAKNLEEMGADSICIKDMAGLIMPSIAYDVVKAMVETVKIPIYLHSHCTNGLAEMSCYKAIEAGATGIDCAISSFSSGTSQPPTETMHQALVTAGYDTGLDATKLKYINDFFKPIKKEVLTSGLLDPIVLTPQPEGLTNQVPGGMLSNMISQLKVQNSIDKLDAVLAEVPRVREDLGFPPLVTPMSQMVGTQATMNILTGERYKMILKEVKSYCRGEYGLAPGPINTELLEKALGNEKPIVGRYADTLEPAFENAKEYLKDLTTSEEDILSYLAFPQIAEEFIKNKKQNPSVNQVRNETDSEPI from the coding sequence ATGAAAAAAATCGGTATAACAGAGACGGTCCTTAGGGATGCCAACCAATCCTTGATTGCTACAAGATTACAATTTGAAGCTTTTGCGCCTATACTTCCTGCTTTAGATAATGCAGGTTATCATTCATTAGAATGTTGGGGAGGGGCTACCTTTGATTCTTGTTTAAGATATTTGAATGAAGATCCCTGGGAAAGGCTCCAAAAAATAAAAAGTATAGCTAAAAAAACTCCACTGCAAATGCTTCTTCGCGGTCAAAATATATTAGGTTACAAACATTATCCTGATGACGTAGTAAGACGATTTGTTAAAATGTCTGTATATCATGGTATAGATATAGTAAGAATATTTGATGCTCTAAATGACTTGTCAAACATAAAAGTTGCTATGGATGAAACTAAAAAACAAGGAGCACATGCTCAAGGTGCTATAGTTTACACTGTTAGCCCCATCCATGATGCTGGTAATTATGCAAAACTTGCTAAAAATCTTGAAGAAATGGGTGCTGATTCTATATGTATTAAGGATATGGCGGGCCTTATTATGCCAAGCATTGCCTATGATGTGGTTAAGGCAATGGTGGAAACCGTAAAAATACCTATATACCTTCATTCTCATTGTACAAATGGACTAGCTGAAATGTCTTGCTATAAGGCAATCGAAGCTGGTGCTACTGGTATTGATTGTGCCATTTCAAGTTTCTCTAGTGGAACTTCTCAGCCACCTACAGAAACTATGCATCAAGCACTAGTTACTGCTGGTTATGATACTGGGCTAGATGCCACAAAACTTAAATACATAAATGATTTTTTTAAGCCTATAAAAAAAGAAGTTTTAACCTCTGGATTATTGGACCCAATAGTTTTAACTCCTCAGCCAGAAGGACTAACTAATCAAGTTCCTGGTGGTATGCTTTCTAACATGATTTCACAACTTAAGGTGCAAAACTCTATTGATAAACTAGATGCGGTTCTAGCCGAAGTACCTAGGGTCCGAGAAGATTTAGGATTCCCACCACTAGTAACTCCTATGAGTCAAATGGTTGGTACTCAAGCTACAATGAACATTTTAACTGGAGAAAGATATAAAATGATATTAAAAGAAGTTAAATCCTATTGCAGGGGCGAATACGGCCTAGCACCTGGACCAATCAATACAGAGCTTTTAGAAAAAGCACTAGGCAACGAAAAGCCTATAGTTGGAAGATATGCGGATACACTAGAACCAGCCTTTGAAAATGCAAAAGAGTATCTAAAGGATTTAACTACTAGTGAGGAGGACATATTATCCTACCTGGCTTTTCCTCAAATTGCTGAAGAATTTATTAAAAACAAAAAACAAAATCCCTCTGTAAATCAGGTGAGAAATGAAACTGATAGTGAGCCTATATAA
- a CDS encoding nucleoside deaminase yields the protein MKNYFIHESLKEAKRSLLLHEVPVGAVIVKDNKIIARAHNMRETLQDATAHAEILAIKKACEVIGSWRLTGCDMYVTLEPCPMCAGAILQSRINKLYIGMFDPSVGACGSVINLIQNDALNHWTEINWLYNEECGNLLTDFFKDKR from the coding sequence ATGAAAAACTATTTTATTCATGAATCATTAAAGGAAGCAAAACGATCATTATTATTACATGAAGTGCCAGTAGGTGCAGTTATAGTTAAAGACAACAAAATAATTGCAAGAGCTCATAATATGAGAGAGACTCTTCAAGATGCCACCGCTCATGCAGAAATTTTGGCTATAAAAAAAGCTTGTGAGGTAATAGGCAGTTGGAGATTAACTGGATGTGATATGTATGTGACTTTAGAACCATGTCCTATGTGTGCAGGGGCTATATTACAGTCTAGAATAAATAAATTATATATAGGCATGTTTGATCCTAGTGTAGGTGCCTGTGGTTCAGTTATAAATCTAATTCAAAATGATGCATTAAATCACTGGACAGAAATAAATTGGTTATACAATGAGGAATGTGGTAATTTATTGACTGATTTTTTTAAAGATAAAAGATAA
- a CDS encoding DeoR/GlpR family DNA-binding transcription regulator produces the protein MFAEQRKSKILDSLNKNGKVKVCDLSKTYEVSEVTIRRDLQELEEAELIKRVHGGAVLNDNTKFEPTFSEKIDKFYDEKESVGKLAASMIVDGDTIVLDAGTTTLNIARHITAKNITVLTNSVDIAFELYKKQNVEVIVTGGTLRWETRALVGPVADNTFKNFRVDKAFIGANGVCIINGLTTPNIIEATTKREMIKIARKIIVVCDHTKFDKVSFAKIVDLDSIDIIITDNQLEDELIEKFEEKDIKVIKAK, from the coding sequence ATGTTTGCAGAACAAAGAAAATCAAAAATATTAGATAGTTTAAATAAAAATGGAAAAGTAAAAGTGTGTGATTTATCCAAGACTTATGAAGTATCGGAAGTTACCATTAGACGTGATCTTCAAGAATTAGAAGAGGCGGAACTTATAAAAAGAGTACATGGTGGAGCAGTGCTAAATGATAATACTAAATTTGAACCTACTTTTTCAGAAAAGATAGACAAGTTTTATGATGAGAAAGAATCTGTAGGAAAGCTTGCAGCATCCATGATAGTGGATGGGGATACAATAGTTTTAGACGCAGGTACCACTACTCTTAATATTGCTAGGCACATAACTGCAAAAAACATAACGGTGTTAACAAATTCTGTGGATATAGCCTTTGAGCTTTATAAAAAACAGAATGTGGAGGTAATTGTTACTGGTGGTACATTGCGATGGGAAACTAGAGCGCTGGTAGGACCTGTAGCAGATAATACATTTAAAAATTTCAGGGTAGATAAAGCTTTTATAGGCGCCAACGGTGTATGTATTATTAATGGACTTACCACACCAAATATTATAGAAGCCACTACTAAAAGAGAAATGATAAAAATAGCAAGGAAAATTATTGTAGTATGTGACCATACTAAGTTTGACAAAGTTTCCTTTGCTAAAATCGTTGACCTAGATAGTATTGATATAATTATTACAGATAACCAATTAGAGGATGAATTAATAGAAAAATTTGAAGAAAAAGATATAAAAGTTATCAAAGCAAAATAA